The sequence GTCATCgtcgaagaaagagaaagaggagaggccggtgaaaaattataataatcacTTTAGAAATTAATGGTACCTCCGTGGAGGTACGGAATCCGTGCCGGGAGTGACAAGGTGGTGGTCACGGTGGTAGGGCAACCGAGGAGCGTGCAAATGGCGACTCCTTGTCTCTCCAGCCAATCGTTGCAGCCGACCGAGGGTTGTGTAATGGCGGTCACGCCTACCCGTGACGTCAGCCTGTCTTGCGCGTTAACTCGCATTCCACTTACACTCGTCAGGCCAGTCACCACTTGGACGACGTATTCGACGCTGCTCACCACGCGGCGTCgtcgtcttcttcttttttctaattttcaatcGCGTACCGCGCGGTTTCGTTCGATCAGAAAGTATCGCGttaaaggaaaatttatttatactttATCGTGCCCGTCCATGAATTAGAAACGCACTAGTTTAACACGTTACGGTACACCTTGGAGACGGAGAAGTTGAAATTTCTTACCAGGAGAGACTGCTTTTTGGCGGGAAAAGCGAGTAACAGTGTGGTGGAAGTGACAGTGCTGTTAGTGGATGTTTAACAGATGTTCAGGAACGTGTAGTGATTTTGATTGGTCAGAAGAAATAATCGTGGAACGATGGTGGCATAAATTGTAAAGACTACTAAGGGCTCTacttaataattattcttgATAAAATTATGTGAATTctgtaatgaaaatgaatGGTATTGCTCACGTGGCGTAGTATAATCGGTGTCAGGTTCGCGAGGAAACTGTAAATACCGGTGTAGGGTCGTTAGGCGGAGTCTGGAAAGGTGGTCACGACGCAACAAACGGTGACAAGTTGTCCAGGAGGTGGCGAGGGAGTGAGAGCCGGAGGCGGAGGCGGAGACggaggtggtggtggcggtggcggtggCAGCGAGAAGACGCTCCCGTATGCGGCCAGAACGAACACGGTAGAGGAGGTGGAGGCGCAGGAGGTGGAGGTAGAGGTCGACGAGGTTAAGATGGAAGCCGAGGACCATCTCGCAAGGGAATACGTACAGGAGTTTGTTCTCGATCATCTCGATCCCGCCGACGTCAAACGAGAGGTTAGCactttacattttttcttcaaCACTTAACTACAGACATTAGTTCTCGACCCTGCTCTATTATTTCAATCAAATTCACTTGAAATAGAAttcataatttcttttaaaaaatttttctatttgtgAATCTATTTGCTTGTTATCCACTGTGTCGACGAAACGGAGATATTACCtccttaattttatttttattttatttttaaaaggaTTATCTCCCAAGTTGTAACAACATTGAGGTATTATTATACCTTGGTGatttatgtttatttattttttctttgataaaaatttcttaatttaaaaatccACTTGATATTGCTTATTTATCAATCAGGAATGGATTAATCAATCCATTATCGAGAGAGTTTCCACATTAAATATCGTACATTAGAAATGGATATTTGTAGTAAGATAAcagttaataaaattatcaattataattatgttaatgtttcgaaattcaatttctctGTGTTTAAAAAAAACTATCATTCACGCGTCGAGCCGTCGCGTCGCTTAGCGTCGTATTTTTCAACCGAGAAAAAGACGAATTAATTCACGTGTGGTTGGTTATCTGTTACGCGCTGATAATTTCTGTCGACGTTGAAATGGCGCGTGTAAATGAAGTCACGTGCACTGTGTACATCGTATAAACTTGAAATTATTACGATGCGAATTTGTACGAAAAAGTGAGACCGTGCTCGTCCACGTGAATTCAGAACGGTAAATAAATACTGAAGCTATTGGGCAATGAACGTCGGTgcagtattattattttaaaaacgcCGAAGCTTTGAAACGTGATGCGTCGAAAACAAATGCAAGAATTGTACTCGTTTTTTTCTCTTGAATTTTGAGAAAAGAGAGAGTTTTAAGTAGAGTAGACCTAAGAGAGGTCGTTGTGATCtttgttattgaaaaaataattaaaatagaatacaagTAGAGTAGGTAAGACATTGGTATCTCTGGCCGCAGTAGTACAAGTCGATCATAGGCGCGCCAATTTAAGTAACGATTCACTAGCATCGCTGTTCGAAGGTTAAATCTTTGTTAAATCATTGTTacttaattttgaaattgatattAACCATATCGAGTGCGATGCGGGTCCACGTTGCGCTTATGGGGTTGAAGGAAAAATTGGAAACGAATATGAAACAACTTGTGTTCTTCTGGGCGTAGGTACGAATCAGCTCACCGATGATGGTGAACGGTAGCGTGGTGCAGCTACCTGGTCAGGTGCAAGCACAAGGTTTAGCTCTGGCGCCCCTAACGCCGCCGGCGCACGAGCTCGAGCAACCTCATCCCCTTTACGGGCAGCCGCACATACAGGTGCAGCACGGCGTCCTGGTGAAGGCACCGCCGGGTACAGCATCTCATTTAACCACTCTCTCCCATCCTGGAACACCACCGGACACACCTCCGGTTTCAGCTTCTCCACCGCCGTTGCAATTGCACCGGGGTGAGAGGGATCCCCGAGAAAGGGGCCTTTTCTTGCATCTGCAACAACCTAATTCAATCGTCCAAGACGAGATGCAACCAGGTACCGGGAGTATGGGCTGGTTGACGCAGACCCTCAGGCAGGAACCGCTCGACCTTAGGCCTCATTGTCCTCAGGAGCAAACACCGGAACCTCATCACGAAGCTTGGCCTTCCACGCCTACCCATCATCATTTTCAAGAGCTCCAACAACTGCAGCGTCATACTAGACACACTGGTAAGCgggaaaattttgcaataatcgCGTTAATGTACGAAACCAGCCTTCGAAGTTCGGCCCTCAAAGTGCTAACTCACAAACGTGAGTTAAAGACGAGAGAAAGAATACCCATcgcatcattttttttttcaataattatttgcaACGTTTGCGGGGTGGCAATGTGCGAAAGAACTTTCCGTCAGGAAAATGAATTCGAAGTCGACAAATGTTGTTGTCGCAGGTGGATACATCACGATGTCGGGTCACATAGAGTACTATGGGGGTGCGAACGCAGGTGGCGGGATGCTTCCCGCGGGCGGAAGTGGAATGTCGGGCATGGAGGATAGCATGCAAGGGATACCCATGCAACCGGGAAGACCGATGAGCGTTTGTTCAGTGAGTTCTTGCGGCGCGGGAGGACCTAGCCCAGCACACAGAACAGGCAATGGTCTTTACTCGAATTGTGCCAGCAACAACCCTCAGGAAGAACTCATGAACGACGAGTTACTCATGTCCCTGTCTGTTCGAGAATTAAACAAACGCCTTCACGGTTGCCCGCGGGAAGAGGTGAGTCAGGTCTCTTACCTTTTTAAACACCATTTCCCCGTAGGTAATGTTTtctttcaaatgaaaaattggacatttcttttttactttttcatattttcaaatttttaaataactcTCACGCGCATTAACGTATGTTTAGTTTACAATTTTGAGAAGTCGTTGTGACCCTTAAAGTAGATTAATTCTTGGAGTAGGTGTGCAACGGTGTCTCTAGCCGCAGTAGTACGAGTCAACCATTAGTCAAACGTATAGGCTGACGCGACGCTATATTTCTGATACTTTTCAGATCCCTGAAAAAGTTAACTACAATGCTGAcgaaagtttaaaaataaatttctttctaaTGTAAATGTTACGATCAATCCAATAGACTTCCGCTTGATCTAGCGGCGATTCGATTCCATAAAACGGATCCTGTTGTTTTGCGAAGGTGGTGCGTTTGAAGCAGAAGCGACGGACCTTGAAGAACCGTGGCTACGCTCAAAATTGTCGTAGCAAGCGGTTACAACAACGCCACGACCTCGAAACGACGAATAGGAACCTGCAGAACGAACTTCAACGAGTCAAGATCGAGCTGGCTCGTGTCCAGCAGGAACGTGATCTCTACAAGCAACGTTGCGAGATCCTGAGAACGCGACAGAATCATAATCATAATCACAATCACAACCATCATCAGCAACAGGCGTCCCAACAGCAACAGCCACAACCGCAACAACATCAAACGCCAAatcaacagcaacagcaatcgcagcagcagcagcaacagcagcaacaaccTCCTccacaacaacaacaacaacatcAACCAGCGCCGGCTAGTCCGGAAGTTTATCTGTGACATCGACAGCGCCGAGGTGGCGCTTGTTGGACCTGAAGAGACATCCGTCGTGTGATCGCCAAGTTTTCACTTGGTAAGTGACAattcacttttcttttttaattaccatCTTTTCCagaatattaaccctttcaatattaaatatacTGGGCGAACACTCGTTAGACTCGTTAACGAATTAAATTTGTCGTTTAGATTTTCCGTCGGATCAACTTGTAATCCCGCGTAAATCCTTTCATTATAATGAAAATCCTTTAAGCTTTTCTTACTATACTGTAATCGTGATCTtagataaagaaaatatacagCAAGGCAAATCGTAACGATATGTTTTTTTCTTCACAAAAATTTGTTCACAGTGACATAGGTTGGTCGTGGGTTGAATAGACCAGGCAGACAACCCAGTATTCCTTCGAGAAGCAGTTTTTCAATCGagactaaaaaaaaaaagaaaaaaagaaaaactctTTATGCACATCTTCCGGTCTACGTGTATACAGAAATGAGTTGACATTCTCCTTATTTCCATAGCTTTGTTAAGCTACGGTGAGAGCCTTGACTGTTAAACTGACTTTCTAAATCGCGTCGTGGAATCTCCAGCGCAACTAAGGTATCATTAGATTAAAGGTAATTAGTTTGATTCGCAtagataatataaatatatgcTCGTGGTAGAGTGAACGTCTTTACCTGTACCAAATaaacgaaaaggaaaaaaataccaaaaaaaaaagaagaagaaaaatcgtaCTTTGTCGTAGctcaaaagaaaaaatatgaatgatGCTTGTTCGTCGGAGAATCTAGCATTAAGAAGCTCATTCTAtttgttatttcatttttagacAAAAGAATCGCTTCCATTTCCGAACGATCGATCTGAATAGCTTTTATTTGCTtgttatgttttattttatttttattttagctACACTctatcaaatattaattattagctTGGCAATTAAATTCACAATCTTCACACAGCGAATGTAAATCGAAAGTTTGAAATGTAATAATCCGCTACTCAAATCGATCGTTCTCTCATTCTATTTccgtttacaaatttttttttttttatatctagTTAACACGCGTGGAACGTAACGTGTGTCGAAGTTATTATGCATCGTTACGATATCGAACGTACATTTTATCGATAGAACAAAGCCCTGATGGAAATTCGTTCGGATTATTTTTGAGCGAATGTCCATAGAAATCGCGGTGTTTGAATCGCGTTTAATGAATGAATTCGATTAATTAACGGGGTCTGATTTTATCATCTACGAATGTGTTCGATCGTGTACACGCGACGTGTAAGAAAAGGGGTGAGAATGTCTGTTTTGACTCGGGACCCGATGGATCTCAATGTCAGATatgcataaaaaaaaaaagaatccgTGTCAGTACATTTTCGTACTAACACGACAGTGATATCGTTTTAGTACTTATGGCACAAAATGATCTGTATACGGTAGCTCTGTAAATTATTATTGgtcaaattttaaatttcttttttaggGGATGTTCATACTTCTGTATAATCCCCTTCTGGGGATTACGTTATTGTTTTTTACGTTGAACAGTGGCGTAAATTTTGTTATTCTAATAATTGtaggaaatataaaaatgaacatttgcaaatataacaatggaAATTTCGAAGTAATCTTGTTTGAATATTTCAGACAATTTTAAGGGGAATGAAAACAATATTCGCATCGAGTGCAATGAATGCAAAAATTATGCCACTGtattattgaataatatattattgttTTGTCGCGTTGGATTGCGTTCAGTCGTTTCTTTCGACCGAGATGTATCTGATTCGACCTAAGAATGTTTTAATTCCCGTTACATCGTCTcatatgtacataaaataattattatacttcttattataaataaatgtcGATATCGGCAGTTTCAGATACACCAGGCAGTATTTTTCACCCGAGTGTTCCCGCAGTCTTCCTTTCCTTCGCATCCAAATGGCAAATGCAGTATCTTAGAATATACAAAGAATCAACGTAGACAACTTCAACGTAAAAaggttttttattttatattaattatttttattatttatggaaGTAGTAGCTgcttacataattaatttcttacaCCTTCTTTTTACACctttaattattctaaattaacTCTCGTGTGCGAAAAATGCTGGGTCTAATGATacgaaatttttctattagatattctaatcattttaattataataatagaaaaaaatgacCCGGCATCGACCGTTCGAGGGTTTAACGAACACGGTCGTTAAGATTGATTAATACAGAAATATAGATATAAAAAGGtagaaacttttaattaagcCGAACGAGGGCTacgaaaaaaagagaaagacgaTCAGGGAAAAGACTATGGAACGTAAAATTCTGGTTAGCAGCGGTCCGCATTTCGCGTGATTCTAGGTGTAACGCGCAATGTGCAGGCTCAGCATTTCATTTGAGAGGCAGACACGAGCATTGGATATGGAATCcacttcttttcttttttcttttcctttttctttttctttatgcACCAACAAACTTCAtttctctgtctctttctTTGCCATTGTCATTTAACCTGAGGGTAACTCTAGGGAAGAAATATTTGCTACACGTGCAGCCAACAGTTTCGAATTTCgatgaatttcatttcctaCAACCTTGTCGTTGCAATTTGATTCTTCGCTCTTTTATATCACCAgagaaacaattattttatttttcatattcctCTTTGcgggaaataaaaaataaaaaacgatGAAATTAGGGTTTTAATTAGcataagtaataaaaaatggagtagTTTGCAATTTAAATCGAAGAATCGTTTTATCGGGAACATTTGGCTGGCTTGTAGGCTTGAAAACGCGAAACATTGGCACGAGTTTTCATGAACGAACAACCGCCCCGTCGTTCTCGCTTCCCTCACTTTATTTGCAACGCCGTTTCTGCTGACACCGCCGCTCGACGATGAATCCATCGAGATGGAACGTCGGTAAACAAAACGTTCACCTCTTTCGGTGAAACCCGCAGCCTAGCTTGACGTGGAACAGAACCGTTCATAAGACCATGCATATCTACATATCTATATAcgatatgtatgtacatacatatatccgtAAAATCGCGAACGCGAATAATTCTGTTCGCAATTATAACATCGATCGCCAGAAATTTGGCGAAATTATACTTGGTCGAGCACAATTAATCAGATTATCATCGATTATTTATTACCTACTTgtatatttcaattacaaaggacagatataataatataaatgtttGTCGAGTTAATTGAACGCGTTAAAAGGTATTATCGACGGATCGAATGACCGGTATGGAAGTTATACGCTTAGAAGCGCGAAAAGTAAAGCGCGTTTTCAGCGGCTGTCAAGCGGCAAGGTGGATAAAGTTCTAACGAGGATTTAACTAACTTGTCCGCAGGGGTCGGTTGACAATGGGCTTGTCTTCGACCCTCGCCGACCCTCTGAACAGACGTCGCTCGTCACACTGACAGATTGACTGATCGCTCTTTCCACCAGCTTTCTACTAGTTTTCTTCTCGTTGTTAACATTACAACGCGTTTGTCTCGTTTAAATGATAATCAACGGGAATACTTATATCactgaattttttaaaagaaaagttaAAAGATTAGTCGATTAATCGTTGCTGGCATCGTTTTTGAATAGAAACAAGGAGACTCGAAGTATCAGGTTTCGTAACAGCCAGTTGGCAAGCGATAGCTAGTCAATGGCGAACGAACGAGCCTCATAGGTGTCGAGGGTGTATCGGATGAAGCGGATGGAGCGGACGAACCGGATGAAACGGATGGACCGTGTGCGAGAGGGTTTATCGCGTACGAAGGACAAGTCGTGGAGAGGAACGAAAAAGAAGGCTGTGGAACGAACTAGAGGTGAGACGAGCTTTATTGTCAAGTCACGCGGACATCGTGGCCTATCTCTATCTCCTGCCGTCACCCCTTGTGCGGCTTTCCTCTCTGACACCCCCTTACTCTGTGACGTACACGTTGCCCCTTCGATCTTTCCTCTTTCGCTACGTGCTGCACAATCTCGTTCACCTACCTTTTCTCTCTCCACTATGTCAGTCAATTTTAGATAAATAGTGGCAAACACGTCTACACTTTAGAAATTTTAGACGAACCATCATCGTTTCGTCAATTTTTCACGGTTAATCGAGAACACCGCACTTGAGATAAAATGTCTAAGGGAAGTAGGTTCTTTGAACTTAATATTCAAGGCAGCTTTTAAGTTGACCAGCACAGTgttgcttttttattttatttaataattattcagtTACATTGTATCAGAGAGCAGGTTCAATTACTCTGGCAAGAATCGTTTTCTCACCGCTTGTTTACACCCGTTAATCGCACTTCCTTCGAAGGATTGATATCACAGTTAGGAATTATCGCGGACCACACGCATAACTGTTGGTATGCTCGCAACACTGTGATATGTTCTCTTACGATTAGATTAGAATATAGGGTGTCTGATGTCGTTCGATTGATCGTACACAACAATGTGTAAACTCGAGTAGGACGATGTATAGTAGCGGGATAACGAAGAAATTAACGAGCAGCGTTAATTTTTTCCAGAGTTCGTAGTTCGAACGATCTAGGACCACCCTGAGACTCATAGTTAATTATACGAATTCTGGTCGctagaaaatttcaagaaaattcttatttttaacgaAATGCCTGGAGAAAGAGGAGTTCCATGTTGAACTACCTTTCGGGGCAAGGTGAACGAAATGAAAAGGACAAATCAATCGGTCCTCCTCATTTCGTCTAGCAGCTTTAAGCTGGTGACGTCACGTTTACTCTCACCGGCTAGAGAAGGTGGAGAAAGGGAAGATTTGGCGACGCCAGCATCTTTCACTTCTGATGACGGTGTAGGTTCGCGGTGGTTGATGACGCGGCACATAGGTTATATCCGTACCTACATAGATACAGTAGCTCGTACACGTTCACACACGAGTACCGTCTCTCTTCATATATATACACACTATACATTACACATTCTTATCCATATTCACCATATAAACGAATGAACGAAAGCTGCACTGGGACGCGGAACTAAGGAGATGACGAAGACGTCTACCTTGACCTAGACCCTCGATCCTCGATCCACGTTGAATGACCATAGCGACTACTAT comes from Osmia bicornis bicornis chromosome 4, iOsmBic2.1, whole genome shotgun sequence and encodes:
- the LOC114878452 gene encoding transcription factor Maf isoform X2 encodes the protein MEAEDHLAREYVQEFVLDHLDPADVKREVRISSPMMVNGSVVQLPGQVQAQGLALAPLTPPAHELEQPHPLYGQPHIQVQHGVLVKAPPGTASHLTTLSHPGTPPDTPPVSASPPPLQLHRGERDPRERGLFLHLQQPNSIVQDEMQPGTGSMGWLTQTLRQEPLDLRPHCPQEQTPEPHHEAWPSTPTHHHFQELQQLQRHTRHTGGYITMSGHIEYYGGANAGGGMLPAGGSGMSGMEDSMQGIPMQPGRPMSVCSVSSCGAGGPSPAHRTGNGLYSNCASNNPQEELMNDELLMSLSVRELNKRLHGCPREEVVRLKQKRRTLKNRGYAQNCRSKRLQQRHDLETTNRNLQNELQRVKIELARVQQERDLYKQRCEILRTRQNHNHNHNHNHHQQQASQQQQPQPQQHQTPNQQQQQSQQQQQQQQQPPPQQQQQHQPAPASPEVYL
- the LOC114878452 gene encoding transcription factor Maf isoform X1, with translation MEAEDHLAREYVQEFVLDHLDPADVKREVRISSPMMVNGSVVQLPGQVQAQGLALAPLTPPAHELEQPHPLYGQPHIQVQHGVLVKAPPGTASHLTTLSHPGTPPDTPPVSASPPPLQLHRGERDPRERGLFLHLQQPNSIVQDEMQPGTGSMGWLTQTLRQEPLDLRPHCPQEQTPEPHHEAWPSTPTHHHFQELQQLQRHTRHTGGYITMSGHIEYYGGANAGGGMLPAGGSGMSGMEDSMQGIPMQPGRPMSVCSVSSCGAGGPSPAHRTGNGLYSNCASNNPQEELMNDELLMSLSVRELNKRLHGCPREEVSQVVRLKQKRRTLKNRGYAQNCRSKRLQQRHDLETTNRNLQNELQRVKIELARVQQERDLYKQRCEILRTRQNHNHNHNHNHHQQQASQQQQPQPQQHQTPNQQQQQSQQQQQQQQQPPPQQQQQHQPAPASPEVYL